DNA from Scheffersomyces stipitis CBS 6054 chromosome 1, whole genome shotgun sequence:
GATCATGCCTGGTATAGGTTCAGCGATCTTTGCCTTTGGATTGGTATGTGTTTTCCAAACAACCCAGAGTTACTTGATCGACATGAACCCAAGATACGCAGCATCCTCCGTTGCTGCTGCCGCTTTATTTAGATCGTTATTTGGATTTTCTTTCCCATTGTTTGCAAACTTGATGTACGCCAAGCTAGGCTACGGCTGGGCCAACACAATGTGCGCATTTATTGGCTTGGTTTTGGGTGTCCCCTTCCCTATCTTCTCCTACATTTATGGAGAAAGAATAAGAAACTGGGCCAACAAGAGAATCGAGAGAGAACAAATCAAGAGAGACCAGAAAAACTTGCAACGgttgcaaaagaagaacctTGCCTAATTGCATACACTTATTATTTATTCCTGACGATGAACGTCGTCCACACAGCATTTCCCACTTCTGCATTCTATAGATTCTAGCATACTTAGCATTCGAGGATTGATGTAATCCTCTGACAATAACACATAATTAACAATAATGAGATAGGTAAAATAACTAAATATCAGCAAAATCTATAGAGAATCTCGACGAAATCGGCATGATCCTTTAGTTCAATAGTAGTTGTTTTACATTATACTCGTCTCCACTTAATACTTCACGGGACTAGcggaaatggaaaattggACTCAATGAAAAATGTGAATTACGATTTTCGATTAAACTCCAGAGTTACTTAAGTATGCGAGGCAAATAAATTGCGCGCGAATTTGGGAACCagaaataatgaaaataaTAGCTACAAGTTCCTTTTCACCTTGAGGAGGCCGTTCTAATCTCCGCACAAGTTACATTTACCAGTTCTACAGTGACAATTGGTCGTATTTCATTCCTTGTGAGCATTTCTGACAAAAGCAATGGACCCGATTGAGCCATTAACATTGGGAGATTTAAAGGCTTTCCCTCTACCCAAATACATCGAAGCTCTCCCCACGGCCAATTTACACGAGTTCCTAGGCGACGAGCTGTTAGTCAAGGGATACGTCAAGGAGCTCGAGTCGTACCGGAACCaccaagaaagaatattAGCGCAATTGAGGGCGTCACAGcacaaacttcaagaacagatCCTAGATGATCTCATCCATAAGTATAGGAAGATAGTCGATCAGATAATGGCGCAGATGAACCGGATTACGTCACTCTACCAGGAGTACCGGAACTTGGAGATGTACCAGTACCAGTTGTTGTCGCTGAATTTCAACCGAGACTTCTTGATCCGAACCAAGTTTGGCAACTTGATCAGCCGGAACAACCAGGAACTGATCGATCTAGTTAAAAAGTTCCATAGTAGCGTAGGGGAAGATGGTGACGTGGAGAACAAAGTCAACGATTTGGTCACAAGTTTTAGGGCAAGTAGACGAGAATACCATTTACggaaggagaagttgaatagATGGAACGAAGAAAGAGTGAGTGGATAATAGAGAGTATGAATTATGAGAATACGACGACACGATAATGTTAACTGGTTCAATCTGTAGTTTAGCGCAAGGAATGGATAGATGCATGCAATGTTAGATTATGGTAGCATTGAGTACTAGATAATGTTAACAGCAAGAGCTCAGGCTAATGATAATGGCACCTGAAAATGCTACATTGTAGAGTCCCTATAAAATTAGTTCTAGAGAGAGAAGATTGTGTGTCAAGAGTACAAAGTTTAAAGGAATACGACCATAGCATTTGCTTGACGACAACGGTCATGTCGCGGAGTTACCACCGTAGCCAGCCAACTTAGAGAAACGGCTCCGTATGTTGCTGGGAGAGGGTGCAGATGTGGTTCCACCAGGCGCTGGGGAAGAGTCGCTTACCACTAGCAGGATAAGCCACGGCGTGGACAGGACTTAAACACCAGTCGGAATGGGTCGGTTTGCTCGAATGTGTACATTATTATTGGCCTAGCAGCACCGTATTGTAGAGAAAATGGTATAGTATAGAAGTATGGTGCAATTTACAATCGTTCCCATGCAATTGCACCGTAGCCCTCGGAATTTTGCATGGTCGGAAAGTTGTAGATAGATCACCCTCGGAAAAAATAATGTCGTACTCCAAATTTATTTTGCACTATTCGTAGAGAATTCTTGTAGCAAATGAGGTGAATTATTACACCATTGCTTTCcatctgaagaagttcctTAACCCGGTAACAACAGCGCGGTACGCTAAATCTGAATTGACCAAAAGGGCGAGCAATGTTGGTTGGAAAGTAAAGCCTATGCCACAACCCTGGATAATATTGGTTCCGACAATAAAGCCAATTGAAGTGTTTGCGCCATACATCAATTTCAACCCACTGCCAAGGGCCCATAAGACTCCACCTGTCCATAAACACTGAACGTATCTACCAGTTCTACTATTGATTTGTCCGACTACAACTCCAAAAATACTGCTCGTGCAAGTAGCGGGTAGCTGAATGAACTCAACGAGAGTGCCCATCTCCAGGATGCGTGCTCTGCCAACAATCCTCCAATAAATGGCCCAATTCCATTACCAGCCGAGGTGGCCGCAGCTACTATGCCAAAATACTTTCCTCTTTGTCGAGGAGATAACAATTCAGAAAATGTGATCATAACCAAGCAATTTACACCTCCTCCACCTATACCTGATAAATCTCTAAAGATAAAAAAACATTGTTGGAGTTTTGGCAAATCCACAGCCCAAGTCTCCTACCATGAGACAGACCAAAGTGAAAACAAAAACCTGTTTTCTTCCGAAGATGTCCGAAAATCGTCCATAAAGCTATTGGAAATTCGTGTTGGCTATCAAATACGTCGTTGAGGTCCAGCTATTAATGAGAAACGCATAGTGAAGGTCTTTCGAAATGGAAGGAATGGCAGTAGAGACAGCAGTCTGGTCAAAGAAAGACACGAACAAGGACGCCGTTAAACACGATAGTGTAATTAAGAGCTTCTTTCTATCCAATGTCAGTGACCGGTCCGTTAGTCCCGTATTGgtcattttgcaataaGTTTTCACTGGGGCTCACATAAAAATTGCAGAATGCTAAAGAGATTCTAAAAAGTATATGTACCTACCATCTCAGACTTTTTTGAACTGCTGACCACCAATTTCTTCCCAGTGTTAAGCAAACGTCGGATTATCTACAGAGCCAGCTTTGAGTCTATCGGAAACcatcaacagaattggCTGCGGGTGAAAAAGCGACAGGTCGAAAACGGAACCAGTTGTATATGAGGAAGCGTGGCGGAATTTCTGCTCCTGATAAGATAAGCCAAAAATAGGTAACTAAATCTTTTTATGCACCACTGGTGTGCATGTAATTTTGACATTGATCTTGCATTTTCTTTTATTTAATCGAGGCAGTTCCCGCCAAGAGCTTCTTCATGTTGAAGTATTATCATAGCGCAAGGCTAGCAAATTATATTAAGTTAACATTTTGAATCATAGGAGTGTGCATAATGTCGTTCGTGTCACTTAAAATTTCGAGGTAAGTATAAAAGGAAAATTGATCATTCTAAGAACGATTGTCGTTGTTCAAAGTGCACCACTATCTTAGATGCAAAAAATACTAACATTCCAGGGACAACTCTATTACACGAGAGGACTTGCAAAAAACCAAGTAGACAAATTGAAGGTGAAGTTGAGAGATGaggaaaaagaagactACTACATCTTGCTAGCAGCTATGGATACCTCCATCAAAAAGGTGTTGGAAATGGACGATTTCTATCTTCCAACAGGGCGTTTCCTAGAAAAAATATACATAGACCAGAAGGCGCGAATAATGAAGCTAATGTCTGGGCTTATAAGGTTGAGATAGAGGATACTAAGCCCGAAATGTCCAAGAGTCGGCCACTCGCTGGTCGTACAATTACTTTTAAGGATTGTGtagaagttggaaaagttcCTCAAATCGGTGGTACTGATTCATGGAATCCTTAGACTCCTGAAGCGCTACTGTTGTTACCAGAGTTTTGGAAGCCGGTGCTAAGATTGTAGGTTTAGCTACTTGCGAAAACCAGTGTACTTCGACTTCCTCCAGCACTTCCTCTACTGGCAATGTGCCTAACCCCTATGGAAAATCTCATTCTGCCGGTGGTAGTAGTTCCGGTTGTGGTTAATTAGTTGGTTCAGGAGAAGTCGACCTTGCCGTAGGTGCTGATCAAGGTGGTTCCATCAGGGTGCCAAGTTGCCAATATGGCATTATTGGATTGAAGCCAACTTTTGGTCTTATTCCGTACTCGGGTATCGGTAGCAACGAGGTCAACAATGATCATGCTGGTCCAATGATAAAAGATGTACTCGACAATGCGCTTTTACTCAGTGTAGTTGCTGGTGTAGACGGATTTGACGACAGACAGATGGGTGAACCACTATACAGAGACGTACCTAACTACATGAATATGTTGAAGGAAAGTTCCATCAAAGGTATGAAAATTGGAATCTTGAAGGTATCATTGGAAGTGTCAGCTATGACAGAAGCAATGAAGCAAAAATTATTACAGCAAGCAAAGTTGTGGGAAGCATTGGGAGctgaagtcgttgaagttTCTATACCTTACCATCACATCGCTCCTGAAATCTGGATGACTGGACAAAGAGTAGCAGGTGCCGTCCGAAAATTGGGCATGCAGTGTGGGAGACGTGTAGTTCAGTCTGTAAAGCCATTGATCACTGTTACCCCTGGACTGAAGAATCTTTCGACAAAGCACCAGTTAACGTCAAAAACGGTCTTATCAACGGTTTGTATATATTGGAAAAGCATCCAGGCATCTATTTAAAAACAATTAACATCAGTTTCAAAGCTAGAGCTGAATATGACAATGCTCTTAGTACTGTTGATTTATTGATTAAACCAACAGTTCCCTTTGCTGCTCCACGTAATGGTGACAGGAATGCTAATCCCATAACGAGAATTAAGAATACTATTGGTCTAAATGCGAACACAGGTATTTTCAATATTACTGGCCACCCAGCATTAACTTTTCCAATGGAATTCCTGgcttctcaagaagatccaGATATGAAGTTTCCCGTTGGCATACAAATCATAGGTAAGCACTTTGACGAAAAAACAGTCTATGCATTTGCATATGAATGGGAAAAAGCATACAATTGGAAGGTCTACTAGATGATTAAACATTATTTGGCtgatattcaaaaaaataTGCGTAGACTTATTTAGTAACACTTCTAAACTCATAAAGGTAATAATAAATTGTTAGAAACTCAAGCGTTAAAATAAATTTGCAAAAATAAACACAAaaaattattcaatattttGTCAAGAAGCACTTTAGTCAGATTAAGATCCAATCAAAATTGGAGAAAAATTGTGGAATATCCTCAGATCTACTTGACTATTTGATACTTGTCTACTCATTAGTCTAGATTAATGCTGGAAAAGGTATTTATTCATATAAAAAGTAAAATATGAATATACAAAACTAATACGAACATAATCAATAATAGAAAATTAATAACTTGTCGACCTATGACTTTGCAACGGGGTTCGGTTGAACTTTTATaagtttcttctgtcaTACTTTTGATGATATTACGTCATCCGATTTTTTGACATTGATAAGGAttgtacttcttgaaaacaaaagGGACTTGAACCAAAACTGGCAATCAGATCGCTGTTGAAACTATCAAAACGCCGTGTTTACCCCGTATCCAAAGCAGTGTGCTAAAGTCATTATTGTACGAGATTACATCGCTTAGAAACCCGCCTTGAACATCATTGGAAATAAATTCgcaaaatctacaaaataatatatattttCTAACAGTAGTGCCACCATATTTATGCCACAGACGAGGTTTGAAACGAATTGACtaaagaaatgaatttgatgaGTGCAGCATGAAAAGTCCATTGAATAGATATGGAGGTAATATAACTAATTTTCATCATTCATATCTTTTGCGCACACTAATTAAGCATCGTATTTGGAACGTTATACAGCTGCGGAAAATTTCAGATCTTTGTGTTACAATCGTAAACTGACGCAGCAAGATATTTTGCAACCCTTCAGATAAATAGCGGTTTCCGTTAGATTATTTTATAATCAAACATAATGAAAAATAAGTTTGGAACAAAACCATGTACGAGAAATATAGTACGGTTTATGAAAATAGGTGATAATTTAGATATATGATCCATAATTAAATGGAATTTGCGGCGCTACAATATCAGCAATGTGAATAGGGATTAGCGAGATGGCCGTAATCTGAAAATGGGGCTGGCCCCCTCACTCCTATTTAATGTCCCTAATATATTCTAAAAGTTACTGTATTCTGAGCTAATAATGTTTTAACTATCAGACACAATGAAGTTCATTTCTTTATTGATTCCGATATTTTGGCTACTAGCGTTAGCATCATGTGGTGACTCACTCATATCCTTCGAATTGAGGGCTGTTTTTCTTGATAATCATTCACCCAACCCTGATGGGTTCTATATGAACTACTATGAAGGAACAGGTGAATATCAAACAAGCACAACTGTCTACGgcaaaagagaagacaaaACTGAAATCCAACCATTGCCCACTTCCGAGTCTGCAAATATCAATAAAAGGACACCATCTTCGTATGTTTTGTTTGGGTTCGACTTCGATACAGATGTAGTGGTTTTCACTTTGGATCCTAGCTCCGGTTACCTTACCTGTAATATTGCAGAGGATCAATACGTTGTCCTTGACTCATTAATGGGGCttactctttcttcaactccacAGGGTGGGTTTTCAACATCTGTATCTGCTTCTGATCAAGTTACGTATTTGTCATTAGATGGAAGTATCTATTTTTTTCTGTGTCAATTTGGAACGACGAACTCTTTCACTATCAATACATTTAATTCTAATTCTTTGTACTGTGGAAGTATTAACATGCAAATTTATTTGTATGACGGCGACGAACCCACTGATACCGATCATTCAACTACATCATCATCTAGTGACATTGCAGCTATTCCAAACCCTTCCACCTCCGAGATCAGCgattcaacttcttctgtaaGCACAACTTCCATATCGTCAACTGCATCCACCAGCTCTGGTTCTACTGGCAGTCCTACAGCAACTCCAATTCCATTAGTGGAGTCTCTCTGTCTGTTTGAGATGTTTATCAGAGGGGAGAATTTTGATGATGTTCAATTGGGTATGGAATTGGTAGACAATTTCGTAGTGCCAGCAGTCGGAGGATCTTCCGTATTCGACTACTACTACGATACTACAATGAGAGTAGGCTACATTATGGTCGAAGGATCTTATCCTTCTGGACAACAAGTGTACGACGAAGGTCCATATCTACAAAATCCTGCTCTTAACGGATTCCATCTTGGATCTGGACCAATGTACAGCTGGCAAGTTAATCAAGTAGgaaatgaatttgaattggCTTACCCCTGGCCATTCTATGCATGTAACTACGGAGATGATTCTACACCATTTACGCTTACGGACAGTGAACAGCTATTGGAGTACCCTCTATGTCAGCCGGTGACAGTCATATTAAAATATGGTCAATTGTCATCTACCTGTCCTCCAACCCCATCTCTGGTTGTCAGTTCAGTGGAAAGTGAGTCGCACTCTGAGAGTGTGAGCTCAGTGTCGTCGCCTTCTTCGGAACTTCCAACTCTTACTTCAGATGCTCCAACTCCCGGTTGCgttgaaaagtttgacGCCGATCCTCAGGGAATAACTTATGGTGTAATGGGGTCATTTGCTATTGCCACGGTCAGTGGTGTACCAATGTTTGCTGTATCTACCGATGGAGTTACAGGTGACTTTGCCTATGATCCAGAATCTAGTAAGATATCATATGCCAACACCTATTTGTCGATTAGCGAAAACCTTTTCATGACAGCCGATGACGAATCTCACGCTGTAGAAGGATGGAGCATTGTAGAATACAACGGAGGACATATTTTGAGTTTCCTTGGACtcacaatttttcaagctTGTTCTATAGATGAGTCGGATACTTACGTCATTAAAGATCCAAGATTCAATCAAGATGGTCTCATTTGCCCAACCTTCATGATACaaatacttgaagataGCATTAACTCTGTATGTCTGCTAGATGCCTCATCTACGCACTCTGCAATTAGTTCCACACCAACCGAATCATTTCAGTTGTCGTCCTCTTCGGAACTTCCAATCATTACGTCAGGTGCTCCAACTCTTACTTCAAGTGCTCCAACTCTTACTTCAAGTGCTCCAACTCTTACTTCAGGTGCTCCAACTCCCGGTTGCGTTGAAGAGTTTGATGCCGATCCTCAGGGAATAACTTATGGTGTAATGGGGTCATTTGCTATTGCCACGGTCAGTGGTGTACCAATGTTTGCTGTATCTACCGATGGAGTTACAGGTGACTTTGCCTATGATCCAGAATCTAGTAAGATATCATATGCCAACACCTATTTGTCGATTAGCGAAAACCTTTTCATGACAGCCGATGACGAATCTCACGCTGTAGAAGGATGGAGCATTGTAGAATACAACGGAGGACATATTTTGAGTTTCCTTGGACtcacaatttttcaagctTGTTCTATAGATGAGTCGGATACTTACGTCATTAAAGATCCAAGATTCAATCAAGATGGTCTCATTTGCCCAACCTTCATGATACaaatacttgaagataGCATTAACTCTGTATGTCTGCTAGATGCCTCATCTACGCACTCTGCAATTAGTTCCACACCAACCGAATCATTTCAGTTGTCGTCCTCTTCGGAACTTCCAATCATTACGTCAGGTGCTCCAACTCTTACTTCAAGTGCTCCAACTCTTACTTCAGGTGCTCCAACTCCCGGTTGCGTTGAAGAGTTTGATGCCGATCCTCAGGGAATAACTTATGGTGTAATGGGGTCATTTGCTATTGCCACGGTCAGTGGTGTACCAATGTTTGCTGTATCTACCGATGGAGTTACAGGTGACTTTGCCTATGATCCAGAATCTAGTAAGATATCATATGCCAACACCTATTTGTCGATTAGCGAAAACCTTTTCATGACAGCCGATGACGAATCTCACGCTGTAGAAGGATGGAGCATTGTAGAATACAACGGAGGACATATTTTAAGTTTTCTTGGACTCACAATATTTCAAGCTTGTTCTATAGATGGGACGGATACTTACGTCATGAAGGACCCAAGATTCAATCAAGATGGTCTCATTTGCCCAACCTTCATGATACaaatacttgaagataGTATTAACTCCATGTGTGTGGCAAGTCTGGCAAATAGTGAATACTCTTCCTTAACGAGTTTATTGAGTTCTAAGTTCAGCAGTATATCGCTGGTTTCAGATTCAAGGGGGTACATCTCTTCCTCACTGCAATGGACTTCATTACCAGAGTCAACCATAGAAAGCAAGGAGTCTACCGCTTCTTCGTTATCGAAATTGACTTCTATCTCTTCAGTCATTTCAAGCATTCCTACTCCAAGTATATCTACATCAGTTTCTCCTCCTCCGACTGACGTATTTAAGTTGCTTGCAATTATAGACGGACTCTTAGCCTACATTGAAGCACTATTGGTTGAATTAGAATCGGGCTTGCCAATCTTAGccaaaagagaagaggTCTACATCTTGGGCATTGATCTTGGCGGGCCGGATGTTGTCTTCAATTATGATAACGATACAGGTTATCTCGCAGCAGACAACGGCTTGTATGTTCAAGCACCAGATCCTGTAAAAGGAATCTATCTCGGACCAGATCCAATATCTGGTTGGGGTTATGACGAAAACAGTCAATTGACATTTAATTCACAGTCAGCTTTCTTTAGATGCCCTTATGGAGACGATGGAGGATTCGTCCTTTCCCCTGTTAATGGTGGAAGCTGTGTAGGGTTGCAATTGGCAGTcgaacttcaagttggaagttCGTCATCTAGTACACCACTGGCTACCTCAAGTCAAGACCatacttctacttctgagACTTCTACTAATGAAAATTATTCTTCAGTAGGACAAACGGAAAGTCAAAGTATTGATTCAACACTGGATACTGGATTGGGTTATTCTAGCTTTTCTAATAGTACTTCCAGTCAATTATCTGTTAGATCGTCTGTGGCAACTTCTATTAGCACCGGTGACATTGCAGTTAGTATATCAACTGGTGCATCAGCTAGTATATCTGCTGGTACATCTGCTGGAAATTACGATACTTCACTTGGCATGTCTACGGGCACTTCTCATGGTACTTCGTCTGATATTAGTACTGAAACCACTCCTAGATCTTCTGCAGATGTTAATTCTTCTATCGGCAATGATAATTCTGGTACTTCTTCAGAGGGAGATTCATCTATAGTTTCTATTGATTTCTCTTCAGGTTCTCTCCAGATCACAGATTCACTTACTCCTTCTTCTATTgttccaacttctctggTTCCAGCTTCTCTGATTCCAGCTTCTCTGGTTCCAGCTTCTCTGATTCCAGCTTCTCTGGTTCCAGCTTCTCTGGTTCCAGTAACAAAGACGACGTCGTACAACTTCCAATTAACAGCCATCGCTGCTCCTCCAAATAAATTCGAGGAATTGGTTCTAGTACAAGACAGCAGAATGATATTAGATGTAACTACAGGttctgaatttgaattgaagCTTCCTGAAGGTTACCTTACTGTTCAAAGCTTGTACGTTCATGCAGATGCTATAGGATTCTACCTTAGTTCTGAACCTATTGGTGGATTCTCATTCATCGGGGATCCAATTTTGGAATTTAACGGCCAGCTGGACTTCTACATTTGTCCAACGTTGGACGTCCCATTACAACTTACGAAAGTTGATCCAAGCTGTATGCTCGGTTCATTGCTGCTTATCTTGGATGGGTCATCTACTTCAATTGCACCAGATGAGAACTCCCAAAGTCAACTGGTTGCCAACATAAATACCCTCGACTCTTCAAGTCTGTTGACAACTGCTACACTTTTAACAAGCGAAGTTATTACAATCACAGATTGTCCAAGTACAATAACTAATTGTCCTCTTGAATCTATCAGAACCGTCACCATTCCTAAGACATTAGTAACAACCTATTGCCCTGTATCTGGAAGCCAATCGATGACTATTTCGATTGAGATTATTTCGACTGAAATAGTCACACTTACCAAATGTCCAAGTTCTGTAACCAACTGTCCCGTCAAAACCACGGAATTGACAACAAATCTTCATACAATGAAAACGGTCTCAGTTATGCCTATTGATGTCTTAACGACATTTACTTCAGTGGAGACTTTGGCTTGCACCAAGCATTGTTTAAAGAGCCAGTTACCGGTGCTCTTAACTCATACATTAACTTCACCTTTAGGAAACAATCCACAGGCAACTGGAGGTTCAGCAGGTAAGGGAAGTTCACCAACTAATACTGTGAATACAGCAGCTGCTGGAACAGGAGTTGCTGGCATTCACAGTCCTGGTAACACAATTTCGGAATTTGAACCGGTCTCTTCGAGTATTTCGACTTCTATGATTGTTCCTAGCGTCTCATTACTTTCtcaaaattcaaattctccaGAATCAATTTCGACTTCAGTATCAGTATGGACTGTTGAAGCACTTGGAAATGCTGCTGATAAGCTTTCTGGAACTGTAGGATCCATTATCTTGATGATGATTGCCTATTTCtattgaattcttcaattttattAGTTACATAATTTAGCCTTACATATACTTCAATTTGCATGTCGTTCTTTAAGATTGTTACACCGTATAGTCAAAAATAGTTGTGCGAATACATAGTGAATTTTGTATTAGTAGACACAGATTATTGTATGAAGAAGTTACTATATATTGAAGGACCATGAGCACAATATTAAAGGGT
Protein-coding regions in this window:
- a CDS encoding predicted protein, whose translation is MDPIEPLTLGDLKAFPLPKYIEALPTANLHEFLGDESLVKGYVKELESYRNHQERILAQLRASQHKLQEQILDDLIHKYRKIVDQIMAQMNRITSLYQEYRNLEMYQYQLLSSNFNRDFLIRTKFGNLISRNNQESIDLVKKFHSSVGEDGDVENKVNDLVTSFRASRREYHLRKEKLNRWNEERQELRLMIMAPENATL
- the AMI2 gene encoding Glutamyl-tRNA(Gln) amidotransferase subunit A (amidase) (Glutamyl-tRNA(Gln) amidotransferase subunit A (amidase) (bacterial) (AMID1)); its protein translation is MSFVSLKISSSYGYLHQKGVGNGRFLSSNRAFPRKNIHRPEGANNEANVWAYKVEIEDTKPEMSKSRPLAGRTITFKDCVEVGKVPQIGVLEAGAKIVGLATCENQCTSTSSSTSSTGNVPNPYGKSHSAGVGSGEVDLAVGADQGGSIRVPSCQYGIIGLKPTFGLIPYSGIGSNEVNNDHAGPMIKDVLDNALLLSVVAGVDGFDDRQMGEPLYRDVPNYMNMLKESSIKGMKIGILKVSLEVSAMTEAMKQKLLQQAKLWEALGAEVVEVSIPYHHIAPEIWMTGQRVAGAVRKLGMQCGRRVVQSVKPLITVTPGSKNLSTKHQLTSKTVLSTHPGIYLKTINISFKARAEYDNALSTVDLLIKPTVPFAAPRNGDRNANPITRIKNTIGLNANTGIFNITGHPALTFPMEFSASQEDPDMKFPVGIQIIVYAFAYEWEKAYNWKVY
- the MUC1.6 gene encoding Mucin-like not chitinase - possible cell wall mannoprotein (not chitinase - unknown function) codes for the protein MKFISLLIPIFWLLALASCGDSLISFELRAVFLDNHSPNPDGFYMNYYEGTGEYQTSTTVYGKREDKTEIQPLPTSESANINKRTPSSYVLFGFDFDTDVVVFTLDPSSGYLTCNIAEDQYVVLDSLMGLTLSSTPQGGFSTSVSASDQVTYLSLDGSIYFFSCQFGTTNSFTINTFNSNSLYCGSINMQIYLYDGDEPTDTDHSTTSSSSDIAAIPNPSTSEISDSTSSVSTTSISSTASTSSGSTGSPTATPIPLVESLCSFEMFIRGENFDDVQLGMELVDNFVVPAVGGSSVFDYYYDTTMRVGYIMVEGSYPSGQQVYDEGPYLQNPALNGFHLGSGPMYSWQVNQVGNEFELAYPWPFYACNYGDDSTPFTLTDSEQLLEYPLCQPVTVILKYGQLSSTCPPTPSSVVSSVESESHSESVSSVSSPSSELPTLTSDAPTPGCVEKFDADPQGITYGVMGSFAIATVSGVPMFAVSTDGVTGDFAYDPESSKISYANTYLSISENLFMTADDESHAVEGWSIVEYNGGHILSFLGLTIFQACSIDESDTYVIKDPRFNQDGLICPTFMIQILEDSINSVCSLDASSTHSAISSTPTESFQLSSSSELPIITSGAPTLTSSAPTLTSSAPTLTSGAPTPGCVEEFDADPQGITYGVMGSFAIATVSGVPMFAVSTDGVTGDFAYDPESSKISYANTYLSISENLFMTADDESHAVEGWSIVEYNGGHILSFLGLTIFQACSIDESDTYVIKDPRFNQDGLICPTFMIQILEDSINSVCSLDASSTHSAISSTPTESFQLSSSSELPIITSGAPTLTSSAPTLTSGAPTPGCVEEFDADPQGITYGVMGSFAIATVSGVPMFAVSTDGVTGDFAYDPESSKISYANTYLSISENLFMTADDESHAVEGWSIVEYNGGHILSFLGLTIFQACSIDGTDTYVMKDPRFNQDGLICPTFMIQILEDSINSMCVASSANSEYSSLTSLLSSKFSSISSVSDSRGYISSSSQWTSLPESTIESKESTASSLSKLTSISSVISSIPTPSISTSVSPPPTDVFKLLAIIDGLLAYIEALLVELESGLPILAKREEVYILGIDLGGPDVVFNYDNDTGYLAADNGLYVQAPDPVKGIYLGPDPISGWGYDENSQLTFNSQSAFFRCPYGDDGGFVLSPVNGGSCVGLQLAVELQVGSSSSSTPSATSSQDHTSTSETSTNENYSSVGQTESQSIDSTSDTGLGYSSFSNSTSSQLSVRSSVATSISTGDIAVSISTGASASISAGTSAGNYDTSLGMSTGTSHGTSSDISTETTPRSSADVNSSIGNDNSGTSSEGDSSIVSIDFSSGSLQITDSLTPSSIVPTSSVPASSIPASSVPASSIPASSVPASSVPVTKTTSYNFQLTAIAAPPNKFEELVLVQDSRMILDVTTGSEFELKLPEGYLTVQSLYVHADAIGFYLSSEPIGGFSFIGDPILEFNGQSDFYICPTLDVPLQLTKVDPSCMLGSLSLILDGSSTSIAPDENSQSQSVANINTLDSSSSLTTATLLTSEVITITDCPSTITNCPLESIRTVTIPKTLVTTYCPVSGSQSMTISIEIISTEIVTLTKCPSSVTNCPVKTTELTTNLHTMKTVSVMPIDVLTTFTSVETLACTKHCLKSQLPVLLTHTLTSPLGNNPQATGGSAGKGSSPTNTVNTAAAGTGVAGIHSPGNTISEFEPVSSSISTSMIVPSVSLLSQNSNSPESISTSVSVWTVEALGNAADKLSGTITNESGKSMVDHGYLDELKPSDGLIILQAYLNRRSQEEILTKPPHLREELMQINSLVGDSETYSFEGMDEDSDDEIIKMMLVLMEYKKTSGKDGSSYEAGFQIDMSPSYGWASSSVTPVSRVTGKSENRTVMGAVNSKGIVQLNLKKPFRNVAKKRKTASARRDQANEDRDESVGTTTGHFKYFVLDVLSTLDLYPEYRNCYLIMDNASVHKNHSI